A region of Ornithorhynchus anatinus isolate Pmale09 chromosome 5, mOrnAna1.pri.v4, whole genome shotgun sequence DNA encodes the following proteins:
- the APOC4 gene encoding apolipoprotein C-IV, protein MSSSRRGLLLPWVLLLAWALGVWAGESPTKVVPAEEVPVGTGWGISPMVWGAVDRFVKPVVNKVTTRENWTWFWAPAQSSLAPVGAFLATYYEDHLSDVRARTSQWLQTTSQRAMGRARSLLCFPLLCQKEGLKEGEGNRSREEPGPPSTLNLTSEP, encoded by the exons ATGTCCAGTTCCCGACGTGGCCTCTTGCTGCCCTGGGTGCTGCtcctggcctgggccctgg GAGTCTGGGCCGGGGAATCCCCCACGAAGGTGGTGCCGGCTGAGGAGGTCCCAGTGGGGACGGGCTGGGGCATTAGCCCGATGGTGTGGGGGGCTGTGGATCGCTTCGTGAAACCGGTCGTGAACAAGGTCACCACCCGGGAAAACTGGACCTGGTTCTG GGCTCCGGCCCAAAGTTCCCTGGCTCCCGTGGGTGCCTTTCTGGCTACTTACTACGAAGACCACCTGAGTGATGTGAGGGCCCGGACCAGCCAGTGGCTGCAGACCACAAGCCAACGGGCCATGGGTCGGGCTCGTAGCCTCCTGTGCTTCCCGCTCCTCTGCCAAAAggaggggctgaaggaaggggagggcaacaggagcagggaagagccTGGACCCCCATCCACATTAAACCTCACCTCGGAGCCTTAA
- the APOC2 gene encoding apolipoprotein C-II isoform X2 produces the protein MGPQGISSFLLLLLLSSVVQAARLRREEPQTLLSRVQDTLVGYLGAVSTTARELYEKAKNTGLNEKIRDAYSKSTAAMTTYTGILTDQIYHLWAGDQ, from the exons ATGGGACCCCAAGGCATCTCTTCTTtcttgctcctgctgctgctgagctCCG TGGTCCAGGCGGCTAGGCTCCGTCGGGAAGAGCCCCAGACCCTCCTGTCCAGGGTGCAGGATACTCTGGTAGGCTACCTGGGAGCAGTCAGCACCACAGCCCGAGAGCTGTATGAGAAGGCAAAGAACACCGGCCTGAATGAGAAGATTAG gGATGCCTACAGTAAGAGCACAGCGGCCATGACCACCTACACCGGTATCCTGACAgaccagatctaccacttgtggGCTGGGGATCAGTGA
- the APOC2 gene encoding apolipoprotein C-II isoform X1: MGPQGISSFLLLLLLSSVVQAARLRREEPQTLLSRVQDTLVGYLGAVSTTARELYEKAKNTGLNEKISSLSPHRDAYSKSTAAMTTYTGILTDQIYHLWAGDQ, encoded by the exons ATGGGACCCCAAGGCATCTCTTCTTtcttgctcctgctgctgctgagctCCG TGGTCCAGGCGGCTAGGCTCCGTCGGGAAGAGCCCCAGACCCTCCTGTCCAGGGTGCAGGATACTCTGGTAGGCTACCTGGGAGCAGTCAGCACCACAGCCCGAGAGCTGTATGAGAAGGCAAAGAACACCGGCCTGAATGAGAAGATTAG ctccctttctccccacaggGATGCCTACAGTAAGAGCACAGCGGCCATGACCACCTACACCGGTATCCTGACAgaccagatctaccacttgtggGCTGGGGATCAGTGA